A portion of the Nitrospira sp. genome contains these proteins:
- a CDS encoding nucleotidyltransferase family protein, translating into MMQEPSDQLETPLASISGLKRAAASSRFSEARFILLCARASLSDPVRQRVRETDLESLNWTLVLDLARFHGVGPLLWRSITATCADLVPPATLTALRRVTQAGMLLNGALARETVRISRAFEQRGLPAIPFKGATLAAMAYENANLRDFDDLDFIVPQARLAEAQKILSAHGYRALRQSRESFQAAHYDEPYHLYVHETSRLLVDLQWVMAHEQFSFRLDRSDIWERQVSLSVDGGRLSTIAPEELLIILCVHGSKHAWERLKWIVDVAALIRTRTLDWDRVWSAAKGWKCRRMLLLGLRLAQQTMNTALPPALWAAVRADPDVLGLAARMPKSLLFQPEDGIDEHDGPALYYALKDTRLEQWRYALALCRDDHRVVHDPPEWFRQRRFLQRLARTVQPLRSWTARLPLAKQARRGMARLAGRSRTADLQC; encoded by the coding sequence TAAGCGACCCGGTTCGACAGCGTGTGAGAGAAACGGACTTGGAGTCGCTCAATTGGACGTTGGTGCTCGACCTCGCCCGGTTTCATGGGGTCGGTCCGCTGCTGTGGCGGTCGATCACCGCGACCTGCGCGGACCTAGTTCCTCCCGCGACGTTGACGGCGCTTCGCCGGGTGACGCAGGCCGGGATGTTGCTGAACGGAGCCTTGGCCCGCGAGACGGTCCGGATCAGCCGCGCATTCGAACAGAGGGGCCTGCCGGCCATCCCGTTCAAGGGCGCCACTCTCGCCGCGATGGCATATGAAAACGCGAATCTTCGAGATTTCGACGATCTGGATTTCATCGTGCCGCAAGCTCGCTTGGCCGAGGCGCAGAAGATCTTGTCGGCTCATGGATACCGGGCCCTGCGTCAGTCCCGTGAGTCATTTCAGGCCGCGCACTACGATGAACCATATCATCTCTACGTGCACGAGACGAGTCGTCTGCTGGTGGATCTGCAATGGGTTATGGCCCACGAGCAATTCTCTTTCCGGCTGGATCGATCCGACATTTGGGAGCGGCAGGTTTCCCTGTCTGTCGACGGCGGACGGCTCAGCACCATCGCCCCCGAGGAACTCCTGATCATTTTGTGCGTGCACGGCTCGAAACACGCGTGGGAGAGACTGAAATGGATCGTGGACGTGGCCGCCTTGATTCGGACGCGAACATTGGACTGGGATCGGGTATGGTCAGCAGCGAAGGGATGGAAGTGCCGGCGCATGTTGCTGCTCGGATTGAGACTGGCGCAGCAGACGATGAATACCGCGCTGCCTCCAGCCCTGTGGGCGGCAGTCCGGGCCGACCCAGACGTACTGGGCCTGGCGGCGCGCATGCCGAAAAGCCTGCTCTTCCAGCCGGAGGACGGAATCGACGAGCACGATGGGCCGGCATTGTATTATGCGCTGAAAGATACTAGGCTGGAGCAGTGGCGCTACGCGCTCGCCCTCTGCCGCGACGATCATCGCGTGGTCCATGACCCACCTGAATGGTTCCGCCAGCGCCGATTTCTGCAGCGGTTGGCGCGGACGGTGCAACCTCTCCGGTCATGGACCGCCAGATTGCCCCTGGCCAAACAGGCTCGTCGAGGGATGGCCCGCCTAGCGGGCCGTTCTCGAACCGCTGATCTTCAGTGCTGA